Within Macaca nemestrina isolate mMacNem1 chromosome 12, mMacNem.hap1, whole genome shotgun sequence, the genomic segment ggctaatgtttgaatttttagtagacatggggtttcaccatgctggccacggtggtctcgaactcccaacctcaggtgattttcccacctcagcctcccaaagtgctgggattacaggcatgagccactgtgccgggccgaACATAGAAGAATATTAACTGAGCCAGTCCTGAAACAAGGCAGAATTGCCAGAAAGACTCATTTGGCTAAGTACATAGAGAGGAGTAGTTGAAAATGATGGAACTAGTAGGCTGGCACCAGATAATACAGGACCTTGAAGGCCATATCATGGAATTTCAATTTATTCTGGAACAATGAAAGTTTTTGAGTTAAAGAAATGCAGTAATCAAAGTTTTGAAAGATTACCCAAATAGCAGTTGATAGAATGATTTGGAGGAGGGAGAAATTGAGTTTAGGAAAGTGACAGATAATGACAGTCTAAATTAACATCAGCAGTAGGAGTGGGAAAAAGGGAAGGATTCCAGAGATCTTGTAGCGTGGAGTTTGTACCTAAATCTGGCATTGTTCTAAGCTTTATAGCTGGTGCCTTCGGAATATGATGGCAAATCACCTTGTAAAGCCTGACAATAGAAATTGCAAGAGGCCAAGAGAATTGGAGGTAAGCTCTATGCCTGTGTAGCCTTaatcttttattctgttttacatACTTCTCAAATTTCTTCCCTTTAAGAAAGCTCTATAGATAAGTGGAATTTAATGTATTCGTATGCCCAGAGCTAGGATTGTCCTACAACATAGCAGGAAGTATGTTGATTCCAGCTGGTTTTTCACTAAGTGTAGGCCTCCAAGAAACTATTGGGAGATTTCTTTTTGATAGCTTGAGATCTAGAGACAGAAGTGAGTCTGTGCCTTTATGATACATAggattttatgtaattattttgctATGATAAGTAAGATACCTAGGTACTATAGTTACCGGTCTTTTTAAAGAGCACAGTATCCTATCCTTTACCAGTCCTGCCCCCACCAATTGATCTGTTGCATTTGGGACATGATTTGCTCCCTTGAAGATTATATTATTTTGCAAAATTTCGCAAGCATTTGGCTACTGTCTAAATTACAGTTTAGCTTCATTGCTATGAAAACATCTACTGGTTCAAGATACCAGACGCTTTTTCAACAGGAGTTTAAAACcacatttaaaatctaatttaaggctgggcgcatgggctcatgactataatcctagtgctttgggaggctgaggcaggagtatcgtttgaggctaagagtttcagatcagcctgggcaacactgcaataccttgtctctgaaaacaaaacaaaacaaaacaaaattaactgggcgtggtggaatctgcctgtagtcctagttactcaggagtctgagacaggaggatcacttgaatccaggaggctacagggagctaagattgtgtcactacactctggtgtaggtgacagagcgagaacttgtcacaaaaacaaacatgaaaagcaaagtctagttgaaaaccaaaataaaatttaatatattgatCAAGGTGTTTCTTGGGCCTGTAAATTTCcttaataataaaaactcaaatgACTAAGTCGTATGCTTTCTAGCATGTTTGCCTTTTTCTGAAAAatggtttatttgctttttcttaataaacaaataaacatatactTAATAAATTCAGTGTATGTCCTGAAGATCTTACTGACtgtacctcttttctttattttgtcctGTTAGTCTCCAGTGCCAGATAGTCCACAGCTGTCCTCTCTTGGAAAATCAGATTCATCTTTCTCTGAAAGTTCTGGACTGTTTTATAAAGATGAAGCCTTGGAGAAAGATTTAAATGGTGatgtataaaatgtttatatttctaaACATCAGTTTTATAATGCAGAGggtttgttatattttataacttATATGATTTTTCTTGAACAGATGTGAGCAAGGAAATTAATCTAATGTTGTCTACCTATGCAAAGCTTTTAAGGCAAGTACTTATAGTATATTCTCTGGGGTCTTTATGTTAGTTTTCTTCTGGAAACTCTGTAACGGGAAGTTTAACTCTGTGGCTGGCAAACCTCTCCAGTAATTAAAACGTTGGAATATTTTATTCTACTTCAGTCCCTTAAAATAGATTAGTTGGTTGTTTTCAGAGAATAGCGTCAACTTTTCcactaaatattctttttttttttttaactcttgcCAAGCTAATACTAGATTGTATATATCTTGGTCTGTAATTAGATGAcgttacattttaaattttatgtaaataccTCTTTGAGAAAAATGTTTGGTGAAATTAATGATAACAGAGTGATGTTAAAGATAAATACTTTTATGTCATAGAAAGTCAGCCTTTCACATCCATTAATTCTGAATCTGTGGATTCAGTCAACCACACATAGAAAAtatttggggagaaaaaggatggttgtgtctgtactgaacacgtacagacatttttttcttgtcatgatTTTtcaaacaatacagtataacaactgtttacatagcatttacatggTATTGGTCTTATAAGTAAtcaagagataatttaaagtatatggcaGAATGTtcttaggttatatgcaaatagtaTGAtgttttatataagggacttgaatATCTATGAGGGATGTTCCTTTGGTATCCGTGGGGGATTCTGGAACCAATatcccatggatactgagggatgactgcatttatattttacctatatttattttaagaccaaatttaaatattttattagccTGATAGCATGTtttataaagtgtgtgtgtgtttttttacaCTGCTGGACAGTCATTATACTTGGATAGTGGTTTATGTGGctgtaaaaataatgtatataattgAATATTAGTGTTGATAATGTATTAGATACATTTCCTGTTTTGTCAGGAGACCTTTTAGAGTAGTCAAAAATATTTGTGggactaattttttttccaaagagtaTTAGTAAATTAATGAAGTTCTGTGGCACATAAAGCCATTTAAATGAAATAGTTAACAAATGTAATGAAGAACAACATAATGATGTTGTTTATATCTACTTAGTTTAATATACAACTTTTTTTCCTATTAGTGAGAGAGCAGCAGTAGATGCATCTTACATTGATGAGATAGATGAACTCTTCAAAGAAGCCAATACTATTGAAAACTTTCTAA encodes:
- the LOC105493607 gene encoding testis-expressed protein 12 translates to MRQRVTVLSNSQVTKPKMAEPGAVASVWHTTKTKQSTRPGSAEALSYDRKTNLFLQKQLLDYKFSFDLYSWCLRNMMANHLVKPDNRNCKRPRELESPVPDSPQLSSLGKSDSSFSESSGLFYKDEALEKDLNDVSKEINLMLSTYAKLLSERAAVDASYIDEIDELFKEANTIENFLIQKREFLRQRFTVIANTLHR